DNA sequence from the Gopherus evgoodei ecotype Sinaloan lineage chromosome 3, rGopEvg1_v1.p, whole genome shotgun sequence genome:
CCGCCCTACGCGAAATGCCCGGCCGGGGGAGGAGCCGGCGGGCTGCggagagcggggctgggagcgCCGGCCCGGCTGCTTTCGCTTTCGGCTCGCAGGAAATGGCTGAGAGCGGCGACGGGGCGCGCTGCACCCCGGCGGGGGGACGGGAGGGCGCAGCGGAGTCTCCCGGCGCCGGGGCGAGCTCCGAGCCCGGGCAGCGCGCAGGGGCCGAGCCTGGGAGTTGCCGGGCGGGCCGCCGGGGGCCGGAGCTGGCGCAGGGGAGAAGCGCTGATCCGAGCCCCGCCGAGTGGAGGGGACCCGCCCTAGTGGCCTGGTTACTCTCCTTAATTGCGAAGGGCCCCGAGGTGTCCAGCGGCAGGGACCGGCCGGCCGGGGAGCCGGACACCCCGAGGCCTCAGGTGAGGACACGCAgcgtggccctgccccaggccctggtggtggggctggaggggagggggggacagtGTTCGTTTCTTGTCTAAATAACTTCTGGGGATCCCCCCCACCGCTGACGCTGCCCTCTTCTAGACGATGTTTGCAGTGAACGCCCATTGCTCCTGGGTTTAATGCAGTCTAACCGGCAGttgcgctccaccccagagctgggtgcatTGCAGGGCGGGCTGGGAAGGCAGAGTTAGGGGACCAACCTAGCCCAAGGGTGGTGGttcctctgccagcagcactgagattctatgattctaagatgcgTTGTGTGatcactgcagccctggggcaaGAGCCCTGGCAATAGCACCGGGGTGGGGGGACCTGTTATTTGAGAGGTGGCGAGTCTGAGCTGGGAGACAGGAATAACATGAGAATGGGCTCTCCCCATCAACCCCCACCTTTCTCCTTAGTTGactagaactttaaaaaaaaatagccaagTTTAGgtactaaggcccagatcctggaagattcatagattcatagactctaggactggaagggacctcgagaggtcatagagtccagtcccctgccctcatggcagggccgaatactgtctagaccatcccagatagacatgtatctaacctactcttaaatatctccagagatggagattccacaacttccctaggcaatttattccagtatttaaccaccctgacacttaggaattttttcctaatgtccaacctaaacctctcttgctgcagtttaagcccattgcttcttgttctatccttagaggctaaggtgaacaggttttctccttcctcctgatgacatccttttagatacctgaaaactgctatcatgtcccctctcagtcttctcttttccaaactaaacaaacccaattctttcagccttccttcgtaggtcatgttctcaagacctttaatcattcttgttgctcttctctggaccctctccaatttctccacatctttcttgaaatgcggtgcccagaactggacacaatactccagctgaggcctaaccagcacagagtagagcagaagaaggacttcttgtgtcttgctcagaacacacctgttaatgcatcccagaatcacgtttgctttttttgcaatagcatcacactgttgactcatattaagcttgtggtccactataacccctagatccctttctgccgtactccttcctagacagtctcttcccattctgtatgtgtgaaactgattgttccttcctaggtggagcactttgcatttgtctttattaaacttcatcccgtttacctcagaccatttctccaaatttgtccagatcattttgaattttgaacctgtcctccaaagcagctgcaatccctcccagtttggtatcgtctgcaaatttaataagcgtactttctatgccaacatctaagtcgttgatgaagatattgaacagagccggtcccaaaacagacccctgcggaaccccacttgttataccttttcagcaggattgggaactattaataattactctctgagtacagttctccagccagttatgcatccaccttatagtagccccagctaaattgtatttgcctagtttatcgataagaatatcatgcgagaccgcatcaaatgccttactaaagtctaggtataccacatccactgcttctcccttatccacaaggctcgttatcctatcaaagaaagctatcagattggtttgacacgatttgttctttacaaatccatgctggctattccctatcaccttaccaccttccaagtgtttgcagatgatttccttaattacttgctccattatcttccctgacacagaagttaaactaactggtctgtagtttcctgggttgtttttatttcccttttcatagatgggcactatatttgcccttttccagtcttccggaatctctcctgtctcccatgatttcccaaagataatagctagaggctcagatacctcctctgttagctccttgagtattctaggatgtatttcatcaggccctggtgacttgcaggcatctaacttttctaagtgatttttaactggttcttttttaattttctcttctaaacctaccctcttcccattagcattcactatactagacattccttcagacttctcggtgaagaccgaaacaaagaagtcattaagcatctctgccatttccaagtctcctgttactgtttctccctcctcactgaccagtgggcctaccctgtccttggtcttcctcttctaATGTATTGATCTTAGGCTCTTCCCCTCTGTTGATTTTGATGGAAGGgaggagcctaaatacttttgaggatttgggcctaatTCCCTTGACGTCCAGAAATCTCAAAGAACATTATttaattccaaggccagaaggccattgtgatcatctagtctgacacttccccctcccccataccactggccagagacctgcctccagaataattcctagagcagaaatGGTtgctaattactctcaccattaaaaactgatgccttatttccagtatgaatttgtctagttttaatTTCCaggcattggatcatgttacacttttctctgagatTGAAGAgcgcattattaaatatttgtttccagcgtaggtacttgtagaccatGATCCAGTCACCCCATCTCCCAAAAGATACTTTGGAATTGGAACgagtacagaaaagggcagcaaaaatgaggggtatggagcagcttccagatgaggagagattaataaggctgggactttccagcttggaaaagagacgactaagggggatatgacagaggtcggTATAGTCATGCCTGGTGTAGAGGacgtagataaggaagtgttatttaccccttctcataacacaagaaccaggggtccccaaatgaaatgaataggcagcaggtttaaaacaaacaaaatgaagtatttcttcacacagcgcacagtcaacctgtggaactcattgcaggaggatgttgtgaaggccaagactataacggggttcaaaaaagaactaagtacgttcatggaggataggtccaccaatggctattagccaggatgggcagggatggtgtccctagcctgtttgccagaagctgggaaggggcaacaggggatggatcacttgatgattccctgttctgttcattccctctggggcacctggccttggccactgttggaagacaggacgctgggctaggtggacctttggtctgacagagtatggccgttcttctgttttctttgctaagataaatagactcagggagctcaatctatcactacaaggcaggttttctaatcctttaatcattgttgtggctcttctctgacccctctccagtatatcaacatccttgaattatgggcaccagCACTGGACCCAGTGTTCCAGCAGCGGTCGCACTAGGGCCAAATAGTGAGgtcaaataacctctctgctcctactcaaggttctctgtttatacatcccaggatcacattagctcttttggccacacaAGTATCCACCACGAGCCCCAAATCTTTGTCAGAGTCGCTGCTTTCTAGGATAGAATCCTCCATCCTATAACTATGGCCTGAATGTACGTTTACACTGGGCCCGATTAAAATGcagattgtttgcttgcacctgtcctcttcgttatttaccactcccccaattttgggGTCAGTTGCATGTTTAGGCATGTGAATTCATCAAGGATTGCCGGGAGGCAAAGGAAGTACCATAGTCCCctgttatagatggggaaactgaggcagaaagaaggGATGTCcaccagtggcagaaccaggaataggaCCCTGGAGTCGTGACTCTCAGTTCTGTTCCTTAACCAGTAAATAGGCTCCTTCCTTACTCACAATAGTTAGAGACAGAAAAGACACATTAGGTCCCTCTTGCACACCCCCGTCACTGCAGCTGTGTTCCAGGGCTGTGGGTCATTCAGATATCTGCCCAGTGGGAGactgttccacaggttgattcattggtgctggaacagtttgtacagtgggggtgctgagagccattgaaccagacTGTAAATCCTGGatatgatagaaaccacttcaagcccggGGGTGCggcagccccccagcacccctaggtCCAACATGTGTGGGTTGACTGAGCCCTTGATTTGAAGCAATCCGCCGATGTCCCCTGAAACTCATGTGATGGCAAAGGACAAAGAGATTGAAACGAGGCCAAAACACTGGGCATTACCGCTACTGTTCAATTGTCTCTTTGTCTTTAAGCTCAACGCTAACAGTGCCCAGAGTGCAGCTGGAACGGCACACGAGCTCCGGAAGACAGCGGAGAGGCTGCAGACTCAGCTGGAGGTGAGGGACTTTCCGACCATTCAGATTCACTGAGACTTTGTCGTCATGATCAAACCTACACGTGAGAGCACATAGTAGAGGCAAACCACGGTGCACCTCTCAGAGTAAGAGACACCCAGGGTAAAGCTACATGCTGTGTCTGGGGCTCGAGCCTGTGTCCATTTGTCACTGATCCAGTGATGAGGATGACTAATAATGAGTAAATACATCTATCGTTTATTTATAATATGGTAGAGCCTggattgtgttaggtgctgtacaaaacggtggtccctgtcccaaagagctggtGATCGAAGGACCAGGTTGCTGGGTAGTGCGAGATCCCGTTTCTTTCCTCATCGCTGTCTGACGATTCCCGATGATTTGTGGGATCACTTTCTCCCACTAGCCTGCACTTGGGACACTCGGCTCAGGAAGCGTTTCTGTGTCTCATGTCTTGTCCGAGGCATATAGGAGTTATACCACATTAACTACTCCGGTCTGGTTCGAGTGgtacagcgccccctagtgtggacgcagttATGCTTATACCGGTATAGCTAGCTCTGTTCCAGAAggggttcatagattccaaggccagaatggaccactgtgatcatagaagctcagggttggaagggacctctggagatatctagtccaaccccctgctcaaagcaggaccaaccccaactaaatcatcccagccagggctttgtcaagcctgcccttaaaaacctctaaggaaggagattccaccgcctccctagggaacccattcagGTGATCATCTTGTCTGCCCTAACACTGGCTGCAGGACTTCCTGGGATGAATTCCTGCTTGGACTGGAGCATTGCTCTGAGAAACACGTAggctcatagaaatgtagaacggGAAGGGCCCTCGGCAGATCCTCTAGGCCAGGCCCCTGCACTGAGCCAGGACTAACTGTTATCCAGCACAGCCCTGACAGGCGTTTGCCAGGGAATGAGCTCTACTGCTATCTGGCACCTTTATCCCAGGTTAACTGGGTCCACACTGGGGCTTTTATCAGCATGACTTAGTAAAGAATCAGCTCTGTGTCCCCCATGGTTCTACGGGTACAAAACCCATATGTAGGGCAGGCCTCAGTTGCTCCTGTCACGTTGGTTGCCCCGTGGCTCCCCTCTGGTTTTAGACTGTACTTGCTGCCTTCCAGTTTTCATGTACCTGAGCTGCTTACCTGGCTGTGGtccctgagcacctcacagcgtttcatgtatttatcctcccaacacccAGCGGTTGGGACGTGCTATGATCCACattgtacagctggggaaactgaggcacagagacaccaCGGCACTGGGAGTTAGGCGCCTAAacaccttggaggatctgggcctgccTGAGTGCCTTGCCCTAGGTCACGCAGCGAGTCAGGGatggaacccaagagtcctggtcCCCAGTCCCATGGTCAGATTGGGATATTGCACCGTCTCCCTGTGTCTCTGGCTGGTACCTGCCCCTGTGCTGGGATGTTGAATAGCACTGAGCCTCTTCCACTCCCCACAGGCTCTGAAAGGCTCCTCAGACTCCGAGACACTGGAATTCCTGCAGGCACTAGAAGCGCCCGTTAGAATCGCCAGCCGCGTGCTCACTGAGAACCAGAGGCTACGGCGGGAGTTGGAGGAGTTGAAGGGCAGGTTggcagccccaccacccctggaaccagccagccagcctccagcTCACTGGGCATCATCCCCCTGGACCTCCCAGACATCGCCCCCATGGGCCACCCGGAGCACAGGTAGGCCCCGGCGCGCCCTGGGCAGGCACCTCCCCTGACCGGGTTAACATGGGGGAGCCTGTGTGGGGCTGGAATGGGGGTTCCTTTCCCTTGTGAGGAGTAGGGACCAGAGCCAGGCAAGCCgagggagcagtggggctggagtCGCCCCATTGATTGGGGCAGCAGTGCTCCACCTTGATTGGGCTGCGGCCCCCAAAATGGCTGAAAGACCCTCCTGCAGCCCATCCTCCCCCCCATGACTGTCTTTACCCACAATCCTGTGAGGCTGAGGCAGCAGGACGACTTTCCAGCCATtgcaggagctgcaggtggagcAGGGGAGGGTTGGCactgtttgggggggggaggttgggagGGGATTGGTGCtgctgggtgtgtatgggggcaggggagggctggcactgctgggtgtggtggggggagggctggtgcTGCTGGGTGTGTATAGGGGTGGGCTGGTAGGGGGTTGGTGCTGCTGGGTGTGATGGGGGAGGGCTGGCGCTGATGGGTGtgaatgggggttgggggagggctgGCACTgctgggtgtggtggggggagggctggcacTGCTGGGTGTAGGAGGGGCCTGGATGGAAGGCTAGTGCTGCTGGGTGTGATGGGGGAGGGCTGGCGctgatgggtgtgtatggggggtgGGCTGGtgctgggtgtgtatgggggtgggctgggaggaGGTTGGTGctgctgggtgtgggaggggcccgGGTGGAAGGCTAGTGCTGCTGGGTGTGATGGGGGAGGGCTGGCACTgctgggtgtggtggggggagggctggtgcTGCTGGATGCCTGGGTGGAAGGCTGGTGCTGCTGGGTGTGATGGGGGAGGGCTGGCGCTGATGGGTGTGAATGGGGGAGGGCTGGCACTGctgggtgtggtgggggagggctggtgctGCTGGGTGTGTATAGGGGTGGGCTGGTAGGGGGTTGGTGctgctgggtgtgggaggggactggggggaaGGCTGGTGCTGCTGGGTGTGGTAGGGGGATGGGAGCAAACTCCTGTCATAGCCCCAGCTTTCCCCACTGAACCAAACTGATACTTGAGAACAGCTGGATTGATTTGGCAGGGTTAAAACAGACAGGCCCCCTTGGGTACCAGTCTGTGTGGCATGGGGGATTTGCCCTTAGCAATAGCAGTATTAGGGCATATACCCCTTTGGGTTTGCAGCCACTAGGGGGCAGAGTGCCCTGCACAGGACCAGGGCTGGGACTCCATCCCGCCGGCTGAGCCGTGTCTCTAACCAGCCCCGTTCCCTGCCAGCCTTGCCCCTGCAGGTCCGTGTGAGCGGGAAGACGGCTGGCTGCGAGAGGCAGTTCTTGGACCAGGTGGCCCAGCTCCTCATGGCCCAGGGCATCTCCCTGCAGGCCGGGGCATACGAGCCACACTCcagccacctgctgctgctcttctgc
Encoded proteins:
- the LOC115647665 gene encoding uncharacterized protein LOC115647665; the encoded protein is MPGRGRSRRAAESGAGSAGPAAFAFGSQEMAESGDGARCTPAGGREGAAESPGAGASSEPGQRAGAEPGSCRAGRRGPELAQGRSADPSPAEWRGPALVAWLLSLIAKGPEVSSGRDRPAGEPDTPRPQLNANSAQSAAGTAHELRKTAERLQTQLEALKGSSDSETLEFLQALEAPVRIASRVLTENQRLRRELEELKGRLAAPPPLEPASQPPAHWASSPWTSQTSPPWATRSTALPLQVRVSGKTAGCERQFLDQVAQLLMAQGISLQAGAYEPHSSHLLLLFCPISSRSGTDISNALEGIPAARKMILVVLHHQPNEQAELYASSRREAQHPGLLHTVDSCFSTRSGFYPCQANTAAVASVSAALQQLALAGH